The sequence TTCCGCTGCGGCCTCACCCAGGAGCCGCTGTCACGCGAGGACAGCCTGCTCTTGTGCCGGGAGCACGAGGCCGTGCCCCCGGGACATTGAGGCACTGCTCGACCTGCTGTCGTGACGGGAGCACGAGGCCGCGCCCCCGGGACATTGAGGCACTGCTCGAGGACGCGGCTCAGCCGGCCTTCGCGGTGAGGTTCCGCACGGTGTCCACGGGCACGGTGTAGCCGGAGGCGACGAGGAAGTCCGCGGCGGCATTGGTGGCGGCGGCCTGGACGTCCGTGGCCTCGACCGGCTTGCAGTGCACGCCGATGCCGAGCACGGGGCCCAGCGCGGTGAACTCGGCCACCTTGACGGAGGGCGCGGGCTGCTGGAGGACGCCGGGCACCGTCGTCATCAACTCCTGGAGCGCCTTCATCTGCATGCGCACGTCGCCGCCGTGCAGCAGCGGAACCTTGATGACGAGCTTGCGGTGCGGATGGTGCGTGAAGTTGACGATGTTGTCGCCGAACAGCCGGTTGTTGCCCACGGAGATGCGCAGGTTGTCGGCCGTGTCGAGCGTGGTGGCGAAGAGGCCAATCTCCTGCACCACACCGGTGACGCCCGCCGCGGCGATTTCATCACCCACGCGGAAGGGCCGCAGCACGAGCAGGAAGATGCCCGCCGCGAAGTTGGAGAGCAGGCCGGACCAGGCCGTGCCAATCGCGATGCCCGCCGCCGCGAGCAGCGCGGCGAAGGACGTCGTCTCCACGCCCATCATCCCCAGGATTCCGAGCAGCAGGAGGATGGTGAGGGAGCCGGCGAACAGCGACTCGACGTAGCGGATGAGCGTGGCGTCGAGCTGGCGCTTCTGCAGCGCCATATTCAGCACGCGCCGGAACCCGTTGATGATGGTACGGCCCACGAACCACAGCACCAGCGCTCCCATCGCCTTGAGCAGGAAGGGGAGGGCTTCGGTCAGGGCCAGCGACTTCAGTTGATTGATGATGGCGTCCATGGCCGCGGCGTTTTGCAGACGCCGGGCCAGCGGAGTCACTGCGCGCAAGTGCGCGGAACACCGTGGGTGTTAGTTCGTTTGAGATGAAAGCACTTCCGGGCTGACGCGTCCGGCGGGCTCACAGGCAGGCGACCTGACACGTCAAGGCCGTGCGTCCCGAGGCTTCAGGAGTTGCCCAGCCCCAGCTCCCGCAGGCGGCGCTGGAGGGCGCGCTTGGAGACCTCCAGCCGCTGCACCATCTTGTCGAGGTCGCCCTCGCACTCGTGGAAGCAGCGGGTGATTTCCTCCGGGCTCAAGTCCCGCGCGGTGCGCAGCAGCGAGCTCTTGTCGATGAGCACGTAGACGGAGGGACGGGGAATCCCCAGCCAGTCCGCGGTGGCCTTGAGGTCCCACGAGCAGGCGCGCAGGGCCTCCAGCAGCTCCTGCTCGCTCACCTCGGACGGCTTGCGGCGGGTGGGCTTCGCCTCGGGCGTGTCGTGCGCGGCGGCCGCGGAGGAGGGGGCCGGCTCCTTCCCGGGGACGGGCTGGGCGTCGCCGTCGAGCGTCTGCTCCAGGCGCGCGTCGACGCGCAGGTG comes from Pyxidicoccus parkwaysis and encodes:
- a CDS encoding mechanosensitive ion channel family protein; its protein translation is MDAIINQLKSLALTEALPFLLKAMGALVLWFVGRTIINGFRRVLNMALQKRQLDATLIRYVESLFAGSLTILLLLGILGMMGVETTSFAALLAAAGIAIGTAWSGLLSNFAAGIFLLVLRPFRVGDEIAAAGVTGVVQEIGLFATTLDTADNLRISVGNNRLFGDNIVNFTHHPHRKLVIKVPLLHGGDVRMQMKALQELMTTVPGVLQQPAPSVKVAEFTALGPVLGIGVHCKPVEATDVQAAATNAAADFLVASGYTVPVDTVRNLTAKAG